The segment CAGCAAAGGGAAACGTGTGTGCATCGCGATTGAACCGCGCCACGATCACCGCGGAAACGTCGCGTCGACGAAACGGGGCCCAAGCTTTGGGAAATATTTGCCAGTTCCGCGGCACGAGAACAAAGCCCGAAGACGTACAAAGAGCCGTGTCGAACGCCTCAGGGGTACCACGCGAAAGTTGTCGAGGAACGTGCTAATGGCGGTTATGTAAACACCACCACAATCGGGAGGAATTCCCTTTTATACAGGAATATCGGTGACGCTGTTACGGCCCGCGTCGAATTCGTTGCGAAAGTAAATATTCATGGTTCCGGttaaaagaaaacgaataaCTGGTAACCTTGATACGAGTTTTCCTgtactaaatttatttttataattcccTTTCACGCTTTAGAGAGAGAAACTGGCAGTTGAAAAGTGTTGTCTAGTTCGAAATCGATGAGACTCTCGAAGATCGACTGTATTTTCGCCAATACAGGGGCCAAAGTCTGTGATCATAATGGAATAGCCTAGAGCGTCAGGACTCTCTCGCGCGTCATATATCACACAACTGTCCCGGACAATACGTCCGAAATTCACCGAGACACCCCAGGGACCAATTCCCGTAAATAAGAAACAGGGTGTACGCCGTATAACGCTTACGCGTCTAGTAAAAAAACTTTCAACCCTTTACGCTTGTCGTCCCTTGACAACATATTTTTGCCCCGGTGTATAGCGAAACGGAGGACTATCCGAGGATTAAGAGACTACAGCCTCCTGTTTCGTGACTGATATTTCCCCAAATTAACAATCCTATATCTCGCACGAAGAGCTCTCAAAAAAAGTTTCGTTCGAATCGTACGAGAATGACATGAGTTACAGAAGGGATCACAAACTCACAAAGCGTTGATTCTGTCGTCGATGAAGACCGATAAAAGCGAATTCGAGCGAAATTAGTTAGATTAGAGTGGCCACGTAACGAGTTAGCGCCGATCGGGACGATGATACGAAGAATTCCTTGGCAGCGAGCTCGACGGCATGATTCACGTCACGTTCGACTGACCTGCGACAATATTTCCGCATCGAGCACGCGATTCGAGAATACGCTCGGTCGTCCACAGGTGCGTGAGAACGTGTCATGTACCGGCGATCCGTAATATCCCGCTTCCTCGAATCCCGGTCGACGAAACCACCGAGTAGCAAACGTGTACGCCTAAAAATTAATAAGGATCGCGATTTCCTGCACGAGTTGCGGCTCCACGCAGAGACTACTTTCTACGCAGCCCGTGGCGGTACGATTCGTGGGAGAACTATAGGGTAACGCTCCTCGTGGAAAAGTTGCGATAATGCGGTGTATTCTCTGCAAGAAATTAGTCTCGAAGTTAGGCGAGGTTAGGCGCGCGCTTAATTAACCACCGGACTATTTCCATCATTGCAAACTATTCAACTTATTGCTAGGAAAGGTGCACCAAGCATTTTAAATGTTACCTTTTACCTTAATTTGGTCATCTTCTTCTGGCTACAAACCCCTCGAATTGTtcgcgaaaacgaaactttgtttttagacagcTGGGAACTAACATACACACAAGTTCACGTAGAACGTACATTTACAGTCTTCAATATTTAATCTTTGAGAATCAATTTGTTTTGTGTTAAGACACCAAGCCATTATATACTACAAGGAGCGTATACATACGAATGgatcgagcacttgcgagaaagGTGCAGGTTGAGCTTGTCCCTCTATCGGCGGGAAGTGTCGCTGCAGCTCCATTCGCGACGTTCCGTGGAACGCTGGGAGACTTTATTGGGTTCCCTCTCGAGTCGTTTCGAATTTTAAGGTGACCATTAAGACCTTCGGGGGCGACATTTGCATACCGCTGTAGGTTCCTGACGTCACACGCTCATTTTCTCGGAGACACGAGGCTCCCGTTAATGCGTCGCGTGATAAATTTCGCAGGATAAAGAGAGGGGCGACGGAGAGCCGCTGTCTTGGCGTAAATACCGCTggcccattaaaacttttcgcgTACTTAGCTAGAATTTATTTCGGCACGACCGCGCGTGTCCGGCTGCGGGAGACACCGCCCGTAGCCGTTTTATGGCGCCAGTTCTCGTTTGGTCCACACATACTTGCATACTTACCCTCGAGACTCTAAACCCGGGGATCCTTGGGTCGCTTGCTGCCTATCGAGGGACCAGGAGTGCCATTTGCGCGTACTTTTTCAATTATCCATTTCCTTTGTCGCACTGGTCCGCGAGCTCTCGAAAGAAAAGAAGAATATTTAACGAAGCTACTTCCACACTTCGAAATACTGAATTGGACCATTTTGGCgggattaaggaacaacttttccaacattcttaggatttttacatattctacgccaaaatacgcgttgtttgcactttgaaacattaaaatcctccaatctgttcaggagttatgattttttaaacatacgcatgaaatttcaggggaatcagacAGTGtcagtcagacattgtattttcggtaaagaatttttttctcgaaagtgcgtaagatttcgggtagatgtttattcaccaaaaatgattgttattgatccctgcaaccgaaaatattttttccagaacgatttgaaatttttcaatttcgccgaaaaatgtgtcgacttactgaatttttttctcgaaagaacgtaggatttcgggggtatgtgtaatgaccaaaaatgattgtaattgactccactaactaaaagtaatttttttacaacgatttgaaatatatttttttttcgtcaagaaatttctgcacctacctTCTGTCGATTTTCCTGGATCTTTATACGCGTGTTTGTATCGCTTTTATAGAGCACAACAAAATAGGAAAATAAATGTAATCGACTCGTGCATACAATTTGAATAAATTGCTGGCGTATGCCAAACAGTTTGTGCGTCTATTTTTGTGGAAAAGAAGCATTCTATTGGCGTTAGGCGAGTAAATTAGCGAAGAGGTCAGCGACGGCTGACTATATGGAGCATCGCGGACGTTCAACGCGGTTCTCGAATTAGATTTCCTCTTTCGGTGGTGGGCCAAAAGGATGGTCGTGGGCGGTGATACGCGCGTCACTCGTCTCGTGGAACTTGGAAATCGCGCGTTCTCGGACAATCGCGTTCGCGAGCCGCTTTGCCCAGATGTACTTGCAACGATGAGATAACGGCCGTGCTAAACATAACGTCGTTATGGCATGCCCGCGGCATTCCGTTACGCTGGCTGCCACGATCGATCCGGATACGGGAGGAATTAGAAAATTTTCCCTCCGTGGAAATGTGTCTCCGACGCGTCGCGTCAGTTCGCGGCCATTCGTGCAGCAGGTTGCTCACGCAATGTCCCCGTTCGATACGAAACTATTCGATCGTCTCCAATCGTGTCTGCACGTGAAAATCATTAAACAAAAGATATTTAACTCGTGCACGATACGGTTCGTAATTTATTTACGTCAAACTCGTCGAACGAAATAACTGTACAAAATTTAAGTGTTACTCGAACAATAAAATCTCGCGATTAAAATCTGGTAATCCCGAATAAAAATACTACGAGTACGTGGTTTTTAAACGCTGACCGCACGATGTGCACGGTACGAAAGTTGCGTAAATAGCTAACGGGTTGCACAATCATTTTTCTCTTATCTCGATACTATTTCCAGACGCTGAACCATCGGGAACAACAAGCAAACATCGTCGCTATTTCGATACGAGAGAACGTGTTCGTTATGCAATCGTGGCGCGGTATCGAAGGGTGAACGCTGAAGAAAATTTTCTTTCCCTATTAGAATCCTTTCGAAATTTCTTTTCCGCGAGCATTGCGTTTTCGTTTGGAAATTATCTGCGATCGTTGGAGGCGGATAGATGGTGCGTTTCGGTCACGGGACATTGTATAATTGCGAGATCCGTTCGGTGTTGCACGGAGAAACCCAGCTGCGTTATCGCGTCGCAGAGATACACGGTATCTGACGGGCAGCGTGTTTTTCACGCGCCATGGCCAATAATCCTCGGTGTGTATTTGCACTTGAAATCGTCCGCGCGAACGATCGCGATAAAAAGCGATTATCGTGACAGAGGTTGCGTGCACCTACGACACTATTATGCCGGTGGGCTCTCACGGCCACGGAAACTACATATGTATGCGTTCGTATGCGTTTGTCGAAGGAGGGAACCTTGAGAATTGCGTCGCTCGTTGAAGTCTACGTGACGGTAGATTTTCTTCTCATCCTGTTGACGTTAATCGCCGAGCCGTGCTCGACAACTCCGCGGAACGTCCCTGAATGGAATTCAAATTTTACCagaatttttcgaaataaattatcGCGACGATCCTTCGGTTCATCGCGTTTGACGTAAATCGCTGACCGTACTCGAGAACTCGACGGGAACGTCCCTGAATGGAATttacaattttgaaaaaaattatcGCGTCATTGGGCAGCGTCGGAAAGACGTTTGTTAAAACGCAAATTTAGAATCCTCGTGTTGCGTCTTCGCGAATGAATTTTCAGTGCAAATTCGATCAGATTTCCGTCTCACCGCGCTTCCACGCTTATCTATGCGCATACCGAATCCTTGTGGTGTGGTCTTCTGATCTCATCTTCCCACGGGGTATATGCTTCTGCTAATTGTTACGGTTCGTTTTGAGCCTCTTCTTCCATCGAACAACCAATTAGTGCTGTTTATTAGCTTCATTGTTCGGTACGAGCCAAGGTCCTCTTGATAAAAACTGTGGAGGATGCAAATAGATttattggggggggggggggaatattAGCCAAatcgaaagtaattttattGATTTTGCAATTCGaggctccgttttcgagatacaaTTAGTTTTTACTTATGAGAATGTTATGGATACCAGGTTCTTGTGCCGCATGTACGGTCGACGCTATTTATACGCCCCAGCTAGATTTCATTTAGAACGAGGAATTTGCCTGATAATTTCGGGACACCATACATACGAGTCGCGATAAACGATAATTCGGGTTACCGATGTATCGTCGAATAACTGTCTAATTCTCTCTCGCTGCAAATAGTATTCAGTctcgtaaaatttaatattaattcagttGGTAAGTTTTTGTGTATTTTTGTATTCGAAGGACATGCATACCAAGTAGGAGTTTATCGATGTTGTAATACCGTAGCAATTAAGAGAACTGCCTTCACCAGGGACTAATGATGGTCGCATGCTACAGTGAATCGTCGATAAGTGTCGCGAGTCGGTCTGAATTGCAATAGATTGAATTGTTCGTAAGTGTCGTGCAGTCTACACCAGGCCCCGACACTTACAGATGATTCACTGTAGTATGCGAGCGTCGTTAGACCCTGGCGGAGGCAATTCTAATTGCTATAGTATTGCAACATCGATAAAAACTTATGAGCTGAATTAATATTAAGTTTTACTATCCTGTGAATTGTCTCATTTTAATCATTTATATCTCAAAAAGTGTCCAGTATCTACGCTTAATATTCTACGTGCACCAAAAGGGATCACTCTATTATCGTTCTGTAAAAgtacattaaaatcaaagtccaGTCAATTCGTGTCCCTCCCATGTCAAGTTACAATGACTCGTAAGATTGTCAAAATTTTCGATTTGACAAATGCTCGAAAAAATCATTCTAAGATTGTGTAGAAAGACTGGTAAAAggaggttaagaaccactggtcTGTAGCCTCTATTAACCCACTCCTCGATGAAGAAGGAAAAAAGCGAATAATTTCGAAGCGGAAAAAGAAATTCCGTAATCCCCATTGTTTTCCGCGTTGGGAAACAATGGGTCGGGCATTAGTAGTGTCGGTGGTTGATCGTAACGGGTTGAAAAGTGTGCCTTTATAAAGAGGCAAGCCGGCAGGTATGTCAGGTTTGCGTTGGCTCGTCGTGCAGCTGATACGCGACTCGTTCGCAAAGAGGACTGTGAACGACGCCGGTGGACACGGGGGCAGAGACGCGTCGGGAGGCACAGTGCACACTTGCATCGAGTGCATAAAATAATCAGTCAACGACCTAGCGCGTTAAGCGGTAAGCGCGCGCTAGCCTAAGCGTGCATAGCTACTTTTGCGTCAGGGTCGACCGGCAACGTGCCGCAGCGTTGGGCTAGGTTAGTAATATCGCCACTCCGCCGGAGCTATTTACTAGCTCTATTCTTACGCGGCAGCCAACCAGCGCGCGCGGACTCGCAGACACGCGCCAGTCGTCCTCGTTCGTGTCGCTCACTGAAAGACCAGACCGACCAACCTGATAAAACCGATACCGCCAAGCGTCAACTCGCGTCGTTATCGACGCAGATTTCCAATTCGTCGATTGATCTTTCTCTACTCCCCCCTCTCTGGCCCCTTGTTATCATTTATCGGGTGATTGCCTCGAACGTCCGTTTCTATTATCGTCCCCGACCTCGCGGAAACGCTTGCATTCCGTAACGCTCTCCGGGGACTCCAATGTCTATCGATGCGATAGTAGTACCTCGCTCGATGACGGAATTTTAGCACTGGGTTGGAGGAACGTTCCAGTAACGCGCTCAGAGGCTCCACGGTTTGGCGATGCAACATTAATACTGTTTATCtaaatttactttgaaaattcACGAGTTCGTAAGAGGCAAAACTGAACCTACGTATGGACAATTTTAACTCGAATAACGGTTTATTCAATATTGACGTAAGGAAGAAAAATAGAGTAGGTACAGGAATATGCATATATCCTGAGTGCATAAATTCCGTGTTTATATTAGCTGGTCTACGACTCTCTTGTTTTCCTTAATGGAAGCTAACCAAATCAATCTCGCGTCGACTTCTCGATTAGTCGGTTGTATGAATTATTGGAAGAAGTTTCGTTGCATGTACGTTTTACGTGATGTATGCATAACGGTTCAGCGTTCCATTTTAGCAGAGTAGCCAGACAGTTCTAGTACGAACGATTTTCTAACAGATGGATAAGTTTCGAAAGCCTTCATAGCCCCGACCAGctcgttttaattttttatttttggctTACGAACATGCCTTCGTTCGTATTCGGCGAGGAGTCCCAAGCTCTGATTTCAAATACTTCCTGCGAAGGTAAGCCATTGCTGGCTTCAATCGGTGAGTGTTAAGTGCTCTTAGTATTTTTTGCGTTCCCTGTTCACCGTTTAAGTAGATTCCACATTGTGGGAAACATTgggagagaaagagaaattagtcccgaattaaaaataattaaatgctAATGGAGGAATACGTTTAGTAGCCATTTGTCAAAATATGGTTTGACGTCTGCATTCGTTGTTGTATAAGGTCATTTCGAGCACATAACTTTCCGGGAGAGCTCGTTGAATGGGAGACGCGTTTGCATGGACTTTCTTTATTGTTTTTACGTGCTCGATTCGCGATTTAAACGTCGGACGAGGGACACTGCTGCGTCCTGTACGTCGACAGGCGCGCGTAGTCGGTTTAAAGTTCACGGTACGCCGTAACCCAGAATAGAAACGATCTGTAAAAACCGCTCGTATCTGTGTCATTACAATGCGCGCTCTGGCAAGGAACGCCGTTCGTGTACCGTTCTCGGTAAACATGTTTTGTTTGCGCGCGCCAACGACGGCGAACCTTCGTGTCAGCCAGTCCGGGACTTGTTTTTGCGCTAGGTTAGTTAAGTGTAATTCCGTCTGGCGAGGTTTCATTATATTCCACTGGTTTGCCGGCTCTCTCGCTGCCCACGCGTATATCGGTTCGATTCAGCCCACCGTCGCGTTATCTCCGTTACGTCACGTTCCTACGAACTTGCTCGTGCGCGTGCGCGCTCGCGATAAAGTCGCTACGTGCGAACGCTCTTTGCTACGTGATGGACCGTGGCTCCTTTTCCATTCCGGTTGAGCCATGCCTCGTGGATCACGAACTCACCCGAGGGACCTATTGCGTCGTAACATGCAATAACAACGCCTTATCTTCCTCGTCATCGAGGAATAATAATGAACCTCGAAAATAATCGATCCGCAACGCGCGAATTACGTTACGTCGCCGCGACATACAATCTGTTATCGAGACGCGCTCCTTCGCTTACGGTTCGTTCGTTTCCATCGAAACGAGCATTTAAAAAAGTCGAGATATTTATCTTGGCGAGATAGGCGCTCGGACAACGTGACGCGTTATCGCAAGTGTTATATTTAATTGTCGTTGCGTAAGAGCgatactttaaaatatattattggaTATGTAAATACGAGGAGATCGACAGATGTCGGTCGTTTACCGAACAACTAATGATATTGTGCGAGCGGTGTTTGCGATAGCAGAGAGAACAGACGCCGCGTTATCGTCACAATAAATTCATATTCTCGTTAATGCATTCGCTGTCAGCCTCGGAGCATAATTTAACGAAAGGATCGACTGCGTTCGGTCGCACTATCCCGGTGTGTACTCAATGCCTGGTAATCTAATCTTAATCTCTTGTAATGCAAACTATGGAGCCCGATGTCTCGCGTTGAAAAGCATCCACTACAAAGGCGACCGGAACGCGTAACGATAACGCGTTCGTTCTTTATTGGGGACCGTGTATACTCAGGCCAGCAAGCGTGAAAATAACTCGACGGCGTATAACATCGTTTTCCATAAGCCtcgtttattattttcattcgatGTTCTTGATACGTTCGTTCCTAAACGAATAATAAATTAACAAACACTCTTAGCCTTCGTTATTACTATTCAATATTCTTTTACGTATAAATTTGCTTTGAAGAGTTGCTTAAAAATGAGTAACGcgtgttttaaataaatagtaTTTATTATATTCGCAATTATCATCGGTCTTGCGGAAATGCGGGCTAATATCGTTCTCGTGACACGGTAAATACGAGCGTTACCCGTATTCCGAGTCCTCTGTGGATTTTGTCACCCATATCCGGATGACGCGTGTTAGTCGACGCGTTAACCTTCCACGCTCCGATCATTTGTTTCTAACAACGCGGAATAACAATGTCGAAGTACTGTTCCGACGGTGctttccctcattaaaatttataaatacttAGGCTCGTGCGATTTATTTGGCAAATATCGAATGTATACTTTCGTTCCCATACGAGAAAGTACGAAAATTCAAAAGCGAATGCGTGGAAAGGTTAAAGATACTGTGGCGCTGAGCGCGCGAGCCGACAGAAGCTCGTTAAAATCGGGGGCGGGGACGGGGTCAATCGTTTGCCTTGTTAACCAAATTGGATAACGAGTCATTCGCGTCGAATAATTGGTCGGTTCGTGCGGCGAGTCGCGTAGCTCCGACGCGCGTAAGACAAATCAATTCGTCGACGCGAACGTGGACCTTGCCTGCATAGCGACCCGCGTCCAAGAATCGAGCCACAcgcaaaattaaaattctaatcgaaACGAACACTTGaacactttaaaaatattcatcggagaaAACTCTAATCTCTATTCCAATTTTATTGGGTTCAAAAAATCGGATCATACATGTTTAAAATAGgattattttccgtgtttcaagagtTTCCAGAGCAACGTTGAAACCTTCGAATCCCATAGTGTGACGTGGTCGCGACGCGTGTATGTTTGCCCCGTCTTGTCGTCGGTTGTTTGATGGCGCGTGTGGTGCACAGCTCGGGAAACGTCCACGCGACCGAGTAAACACGTTCGTTCCGCGGCGATGCGTATCGACGCGCCTAGCCGCCTTAATCGAGTTTTTCTTGGGCTAGGTTAGGCGCTATCGTCTGGCATCGCACGATGTTTACCACTTCGTCTCTCTATTCTTGCACGCTCGCCGCTATCCGACGCGCCTTACGTGCTTCTACGCTCGTGCACGGCTACAAACACGCGGCGAGCTCGTGGGAGGCGATAACAGTACAAGTTCTCTCTGTGGTCGATAGGCAATTCGTTGTATTTTGGGAACAGTGGGTTCTTTCAACTCCGGAGGGAAACTCCCTTCTGATTTCGGGCCACGACGACGCGTGTTTAACTTTAAGCTTAGTCGATAAGAAGAAGCTATCGCGGAGGATCCGCTTGAAACAACATCACCGACAAGTTGATCTTCTCGAGAagattcttctttttttttttaatgttaaCTCTTCTCTCCTATCTGGTCGATCTGTTTGGTCGCTGCATTATTACGTTTAGCGTTGGGTCTTCACGATTGCCTTGCAATGATATAAGTATTTACAGTAAATCACACGTAGAATTGAACACCTGTACACTGTCATGTTGCAAAAATTCGACGAAGAGGAGTCCAAGGACACCGTCCAGCGAGATTCCTCGGTACGATTTATATTTCGTTCGTCTAATCAGCGCGGTAATTCCTTTCCCGCGGAAGGTCAACTCGCGAGGATCCGTGGATGATCGCGGTTAGCAGCGAGATGTTATTCGCGGGATAATTAGATGGGATGCGTCGATAAGTAATCTCGTTCTGTGAGTCCGTAATAACTCCTGTCGTTGAAAAAACAGCTCTCGGAACGGCTGTTTCTTAATGAGACAGCAACGGTGCGACGGTGTCACGTGTTCCTGGTGCCCGTTGGTCCTGTAATGAACACGTACTCACGCGCCGGGTCGGATACATGCACACGCTTTTCTCTGGCGAACGCGCGTGCCGGAACCCAAGGCGCGAGAGAGAAAACGAACGGGAGAAACGGCGTTGCTAGTGCAGTAAACTCGTACCGTCGGATAAATATACGGTATTATGTAAGTTGTTTTGCGAGCCAGAGAACGCAGAGAGAGGAGAGCGACATCGACGTGAGAGAAGAAGCCGGTCTCTCTTCGGATCTAGCCGGTTTCTCGTCCACGCAAGCCTTACGTAACGATCGACGACCAGACTCGATGACgcgtctgaatttttttactcgCCCGAGACCGCAACAGGACATTCGAAAACAACGCGCACTGGTAGCCTAATGCGTCGCGGTTTCGTGGAACCTCACGGTTCTACTCCTGTTTCGTCGTAGAACAGAGCTGCACACAGCCAGGTTCTCCGTGGCCGCGTAGTGTAATTTCGATGAACACACCACTGGTCCCGTTGTGTGTCgataaaaacaaacaaaatatgTTAGTTCCACTATCACTTTGGACGAAAGTGGGGAGAACCTCCACGATGAGTTATTCTACGAAGGAAATAGAATAAACGTGATAGCCAAGCTACTAGGTCATAATGATTTACTGATTTCAAGAGATCCCCCTAGTCTACGCCTATGATTTCGGGGATTTTAGTTTATCGTCAGAGTATAGCTTGTACGTAGGAAAGGACAGTGGTCAATTATTACAGTAACGACTCACTGGCTCCATGGGGGATCTCCTCAATTGGaaaggatagaaatgttcacttTAAGAATTATTCCAGTTCTCAGAGGATGGAAACGAAACTGCATAATATCACAGGGAAACCGATAATCTGTTTTAGTTTAAACTCTCGGCAATAATGGAAAGcggaaagtattcgaaaaatgacaCTCCGATCCCCGTGAACAATGAGGATTAATTTTGAATCGATCCCGAGCGCGTAGGGTGTTTCCTTCTACAGCAGAAACTGTCACATCGCGACGCGTGACGTCTCTTTTTTCAGTACGATCCAGCTGGCTGCTAATCGTTGTTTCGTACAATTTCTCTTCCTTTGATCGGTCGGGTGAAAATGGGAACAGAACGAGCGTCCTGTCCCGGTTGGGGCCTGCCATTTCGTCTCATTGTCACGGGATAAAAGGCCAGGGAGGCGTGCCACGCGTCCTTTCCACCGATCGTCGTCGCGTTTCGAGGTTTCGTCGAGATATCCAGATCGACGGTAACGATTTTGATCGGCTTCGACAGCTGCTAATACGACGATCGATTCGATACGATCTTTCTATCTTCCGCTCGAGAAATTGGGGAAAGTTTTATTCTCGAACGAGCGattaatcgaaaccttgttgcgatttgcCACGTTTACTCTCGAAACACAGATACTGCCTATCTTTTATTTGCTACTTAAAAGttttgtctcgatcaatgttacaTTAAGAAACTCAAACTCGAGCGAGAGGAAAACATTCAACTTGCTGTTAAATTATTTATCCGAAACTAAAACCTCGTTCGAATAACCGCGACTGGAACTTTCCATGCGATTTGTCACTGGTGCAGAACACGTCGATGGTGCAAGCGAATACGTCAGCACACTGATTTCGTCTCTGTGGGATCGAGGACTGCGGCTGGGCTATCTCATAAATATGATAGGAACCGGGCTTTTCCGAGGATACTCGACCGGACGGAGGTACGCGTGTTCCTTTTTTCGTTATTCCGTGAGGGACACGCGAAGGATTTCTCGTGGAGGGACCTAGGCTTGTATTCTTGCTGACCCTTGAAATCTCTACTCGGCTGAGCAAATTGTTTCTTCGATTGCGGGACGAGGATTGCttcgatgttttttttttttcatgacGACGGAACGAACTCGTTTCACTTTTCCAACGACTAGAGATCGACAACAACTTCGTGCAtttatatattttcagtaaCTTTATTAAAAcgcaagaaaaacaaagaaacaaACAGCTAAGAGTTCGAAAGAATTACCAAGACTTCCGTTGATATTGCATAACGAAAATTGTCAAAATAATTTCACTAAGTTTTAAATTTATTCCTACTACCATTAGCGCGAATCCTACATTGAATCCAAAACTTTTATTAAATCCACTGGTTTCCCAAAGTTTAGCAATCTTGCACTAGGACACACAAGTTGGTATTTTCGTTTCTAACATAATTATCGTTGCACGCGCAACCGGACGTGGCTTCGCTGCATGGCTAAAACAGAGATTCGTTCGCATCGTTAAAATCGTAAACTTCGACCGTTCGAGGCTTCAAGAAAATGAATTTTCTTTACTCCATTATCGGTAGTCGAAAACCCAATGCAAGTTTTTAACACTTACGTGGTCGCAAAGACGAAATCTCGGGTCGCTGCAAGTTCGTTGACATAATATTCCGCATAATGTCCAGGTCTGATTGTTTGGGCAATTATTTTCCAGTGCAGCATCTGTGCAAGGAAAAGCGTCGTTAATCGCACAAACTCGTAGATTCGAGAAGGAGaatctttttaaaatttttctaaaatatattaattaaaactCACCGATAAGTATGGCAGCAGATAGAAGTACCATAATGGCGATGATGTATCGAGACATGATCGGTTCCTTGTTGATGCTTTCGTTCCACTCGTTTCGAACGCTCGTGCCTTTCTGACGATGAAACGTTCACCAGTCACGCTTTTTATCTACAAAGTTGGCAAATAAATTCGTGGAAGTTGTTTGTTCAGTATTTTTGCAAATTGAacgttttaatattaatttcgtcGAGCCATCAATGTACAGCTGTCATGTTTATGTACAAATAACGAAACAGCTACGTGTTTCGGGTGCCTCGTGTCGTTCCTCGAGG is part of the Colletes latitarsis isolate SP2378_abdomen chromosome 10, iyColLati1, whole genome shotgun sequence genome and harbors:
- the LOC143346375 gene encoding chymotrypsin inhibitor-like, with the protein product MSRYIIAIMVLLSAAILIDAALENNCPNNQTWTLCGILCQRTCSDPRFRLCDHPCSEATSGCACNDNYVRNENTNLCVLVQDC